In Ascaphus truei isolate aAscTru1 chromosome 5, aAscTru1.hap1, whole genome shotgun sequence, one genomic interval encodes:
- the LOC142495784 gene encoding caspase-7-like encodes MSRVMRGRALIIVMTEFRSRPGGSGVTLEQRRGAKRDADRLFRVLSRLGYDVTLRLDISAAEIKRLYREESMMPQGECFISILSSHGEEGMIYDFFGESVQLRELYHILAPQSCPQLAGKPKLFFIQACRGTQFDEGVMLETDSGPCHTDAISHMLSLPRDTVVIYASTEGYVAFQNPLGSVFLQTLCDLLEGEERDLELMRILTRLCSLVAYGFQSRGQHGGYKEMPCYVTNLTREVYPFRQPESG; translated from the exons ATGTCGCGAGTGATGAGGGGTCGTGCTCTGATCATCGTCATGACGGAGTTCCGGAGTCGGCCAGGTGGCAGCGGGGTGACCCTGGAGCAGCGCAGAGGGGCTAAACGGGACGCGGATCGTCTCTTCAGAGTTCTATCTCGCCTGGGGTACGACGTCACCCTTCGATTGGATATCAGCGCGGCTGAGATCAAACGTCTCTACCGGGAAG AGAGTATGATGCCACAAGGCGAGTGCTTCATCAGCATCTTGTCCAGTCACGGGGAAGAAGGGATGATTTATGACTTCTTTGGCGAGTCTGTCCAACTGAGGGAGCTCTACCACATCCTGGCACCGCAGAGCTGCCCACAGCTGGCAGGGAAACCCAAGCTGTTCTTCATACAG GCCTGCCGCGGGACACAGTTTGATGAGGGGGTGATGCTGGAGACAGACAGTGGCCCGTGTCACACAGATGCTATCTCGCACATGCTGTCGCTCCCAAGGGACACTGTTGTTATCTACGCGAGCACAGAAG GGTACGTGGCATTTCAGAACCCACTGGGCTCTGTGTTCCTGCAGACACTGTGTGACCTGCTGGAAGGGGAGGAACGGGACCTGGAGCTGATGCGCATCCTGACCCGCCTCTGCAGCCTGGTGGCTTACGGATTCCAGAGCCGGGGCCAGCACGGGGGGTACAAGGAGATGCCCTGCTATGTTACCAACCTTACCCGTGAGGTGTATCCCTTCAGACAGCCAGAGAGCGGTTGA